In a genomic window of Nocardiopsis mwathae:
- a CDS encoding cytochrome P450, producing the protein MASDRAAPPLLAGFDATDPDLIAERIPHEEFAALRATRSVHWNPQPRSCGFDDGGLWILSRHADVRAASIDTDLYSSHAKTAIVRFYERMTEDGFEVQRRNLLINLDPPQHTKLRKIVQRGFTPRAIGALEDALRSRARRIAADAATRDTGDFVAEVATELPLQAIAELIGVAQEDRARLFDWSNGMLGYDDPEYTVDPAAAAAEILGFAMALAGERRERPRGDIVSELVHADVDGRGLSDDEFGFFVILLAVAGNETTRNAITHGMLAFLDHPEQWELYRRERPRTAADEIVRWATPVIAFQRTATADTEIGGQAIRRGQRVGLYYSSANFDEEVFEDPFAFDITRDPNPHLGFGGTGAHYCLGANLARLEIGLIFDAIADHLPDIRQAGPPQRFRSSWINGIKHLPVRYR; encoded by the coding sequence GTGGCGTCGGACCGGGCGGCGCCGCCGCTGCTCGCCGGGTTCGACGCCACCGACCCGGACCTGATCGCCGAGCGCATCCCGCACGAGGAGTTCGCGGCCCTGCGCGCGACCCGGTCCGTCCACTGGAACCCCCAGCCGCGGTCCTGCGGCTTCGACGACGGCGGGCTGTGGATCCTCAGCAGGCACGCCGACGTGCGCGCGGCGTCGATCGACACCGACCTGTACTCCTCCCACGCCAAGACCGCGATCGTCCGGTTCTACGAGCGGATGACGGAGGACGGCTTCGAGGTGCAGCGGCGGAACCTGCTGATCAACCTCGACCCGCCGCAGCACACCAAGCTCCGCAAGATCGTGCAGCGCGGCTTCACCCCGCGGGCGATCGGCGCGCTGGAGGACGCGCTGCGCTCCCGCGCCCGGCGGATCGCGGCCGACGCCGCCACCCGGGACACCGGGGACTTCGTCGCCGAGGTCGCCACCGAGCTGCCGCTGCAGGCCATCGCCGAGCTGATCGGGGTGGCGCAGGAGGACCGGGCGCGGCTGTTCGACTGGTCCAACGGGATGCTCGGGTACGACGACCCGGAGTACACGGTGGACCCGGCGGCCGCCGCCGCGGAGATCCTCGGGTTCGCCATGGCGCTGGCGGGGGAGCGCCGCGAGCGGCCGCGCGGCGACATCGTCTCCGAACTGGTGCACGCGGACGTGGACGGGCGCGGGCTGAGCGACGACGAGTTCGGGTTCTTCGTGATCCTGCTCGCGGTGGCCGGGAACGAGACCACGCGCAACGCGATCACCCACGGGATGCTGGCGTTCCTGGACCACCCGGAGCAGTGGGAGCTGTACCGGAGGGAGCGGCCGCGGACGGCGGCGGACGAGATCGTGCGGTGGGCGACGCCGGTGATCGCGTTCCAGCGCACGGCGACGGCCGACACCGAGATCGGCGGCCAGGCGATCCGCCGCGGGCAGCGCGTGGGGCTGTACTACAGCTCGGCCAACTTCGACGAGGAGGTGTTCGAGGACCCGTTCGCCTTCGACATCACCCGCGACCCCAACCCCCACCTGGGCTTCGGCGGGACGGGGGCGCACTACTGCCTGGGCGCCAACCTGGCCCGGCTGGAGATCGGCCTGATCTTCGACGCGATCGCCGACCACCTGCCCGACATTCGGCAGGCCGGGCCGCCGCAGCGGTTCCGCTCCTCCTGGATCAACGGAATCAAGCATCTTCCGGTGCGCTATCGCTGA
- a CDS encoding LamG domain-containing protein gives MSAAVVATVLVGSLLSAAPAAAEPDAPAEDLTSDERSAAEQAATSGERVEIPSATDERSQVFAEPDGSFTLEQSAVPERVRTRDGWAPIDTTLVASGDGTVRPKAASADVAFSGGGDEPMARIALGSKAVELDWPGELPAPELDDDRATYADVLPGVDLVLTAGTDGFSQVLVVHTREAAENPELAELELALGTTGVRMDADAAGNLEALGENGGQSVFTASTPAMWDSSGDDVPEVERTARAATGARIEPIATTVEPSSIKLVPDQAMLTDLDTEYPVYIDPSVSVSRKAWAYVNKRFPSQVYYNRSDKDTGVGYEPETGSTKRAFWRFSVYERTKKPTTTIQSATLRAEVTHAFGCTNATFTLWRTRILSSKTTWKNQPEKLTKQDTVNVDKGRPGCGGKGVEFDATQAYKAAAASGNGSVTYGLYGNERVSGSNWDWRRFAKNPKLVVKYNNKPAQPATSKMSDSHGGICSTDPKKPRLINTTSPTFRAYVRDYDTAFVGQKLKTRFEWKIEGKGDRVGHVDTAYKDVDAWPKGSYQSAKAKDLPEGKLLGYRAIAHDQTEWGYPWSDWCYIKVDTSKPESGPKVTSDDYPAGDTPTGTVGRSGRFTFSANGVKDAAAYHYSVNDASCSTKITPSTPGGSVTTTITPRSDGPNLVHARTTDAHGNSSDCVLVYTFTVAPPSDPVAHFTFDEGEGTEAADEAKSGRSATASGGVEWTRGRIGQTSGDTYRLNGTAVATDGKSGRLATDGPVVDTSTAFSVAAWVRLDDPTRNHTAVAQEGDWHSGFYLGYNHRGGNGSWVFKMAPSDDTDATSVANRIYSTEPAAAGVWTHLLGTFDPASGELALYVDGVKQGTTTQKAPWNAKGPLVIGGAKYKGGPVDAWPGAIDDVRVWDRVVVDEVLDEADEHPEPWHLANRPAALEGRWELDETSGTSVADSSDHRLTGTLHGDPATAWAGADNDHTLSTGVTLNGKDERITTDSPAIRTDRSFSVAAWVRLDETGTNSTAASQDGAAHSGFYLGQQNTQGYDNWVLKMPPSDTVGAKGWSRATSKDAPELGAWTHLAATYDHTTGETTLFVDGVKEGTDVQKTPWNADGPTVIGAARFEKRLTGAWGGDVDDVHVYQGVLSEQDVLLVRKGFVP, from the coding sequence ATGAGTGCCGCCGTGGTGGCGACCGTGCTGGTGGGGAGTCTGCTCTCCGCAGCACCGGCCGCCGCCGAGCCCGATGCTCCGGCGGAGGACCTGACCTCCGACGAGCGCTCGGCTGCGGAGCAGGCCGCTACCTCGGGCGAGCGGGTGGAGATCCCCTCGGCGACCGACGAGCGGTCGCAGGTGTTCGCCGAGCCCGACGGGTCGTTCACGCTGGAGCAGTCGGCGGTGCCTGAGCGGGTGCGCACCCGGGACGGGTGGGCTCCGATCGACACCACCCTGGTCGCCTCGGGCGACGGCACCGTGCGGCCGAAGGCGGCCTCGGCCGACGTGGCGTTCTCCGGCGGCGGGGACGAGCCGATGGCGCGCATCGCGCTGGGCTCCAAGGCCGTCGAGCTGGACTGGCCCGGCGAGCTGCCCGCACCCGAACTCGACGACGACCGGGCGACCTACGCCGACGTGCTGCCCGGCGTCGACCTGGTGCTGACCGCCGGCACCGACGGGTTCTCCCAGGTCCTGGTGGTCCACACCCGCGAGGCCGCGGAGAACCCGGAGCTCGCCGAGCTGGAGCTGGCACTGGGCACCACCGGAGTGCGGATGGACGCCGATGCGGCCGGCAACCTCGAAGCGCTCGGGGAGAACGGCGGGCAGAGCGTGTTCACCGCCTCCACCCCGGCCATGTGGGACTCCTCCGGCGACGACGTCCCCGAAGTCGAGCGGACCGCGCGCGCCGCCACCGGCGCCCGCATCGAGCCCATCGCGACCACGGTCGAGCCGTCCTCCATCAAACTCGTGCCCGACCAGGCCATGCTCACCGACCTCGACACGGAGTACCCCGTCTACATCGACCCGTCGGTGTCGGTCAGCCGCAAGGCCTGGGCCTACGTGAACAAGCGCTTCCCGTCGCAGGTCTACTACAACCGCTCCGACAAGGACACCGGCGTGGGCTACGAGCCGGAGACCGGCAGCACGAAGCGGGCGTTCTGGCGGTTCAGCGTCTATGAGCGCACCAAGAAGCCCACGACCACGATCCAGTCGGCCACCCTGCGGGCCGAGGTCACCCACGCCTTCGGCTGCACGAACGCGACCTTCACCCTGTGGCGCACCCGCATCCTGTCCTCCAAGACCACCTGGAAGAACCAGCCCGAGAAGCTGACCAAGCAGGACACGGTCAACGTCGACAAGGGCCGCCCGGGCTGCGGGGGCAAAGGCGTGGAGTTCGACGCCACCCAGGCCTACAAAGCCGCCGCCGCCTCCGGCAACGGCTCGGTGACCTACGGGCTGTACGGCAACGAGAGGGTGTCGGGCTCCAACTGGGACTGGCGGCGCTTCGCCAAGAACCCCAAGCTGGTCGTGAAGTACAACAACAAGCCAGCCCAGCCCGCCACCTCGAAGATGTCGGACTCCCACGGCGGGATCTGCTCCACCGACCCCAAGAAGCCCCGGCTGATCAACACCACCTCGCCGACCTTCCGCGCCTACGTGCGCGACTACGACACGGCGTTCGTCGGGCAGAAGCTCAAGACCCGATTCGAGTGGAAGATCGAGGGCAAGGGCGACCGCGTCGGGCACGTGGACACCGCCTACAAGGACGTCGACGCCTGGCCCAAGGGCAGCTACCAGAGCGCCAAGGCCAAGGACCTGCCCGAGGGCAAGCTGCTCGGCTACCGCGCCATCGCCCACGACCAGACCGAGTGGGGCTACCCCTGGTCCGACTGGTGCTACATCAAGGTCGACACCTCCAAGCCCGAGTCCGGGCCGAAGGTGACCTCCGACGACTACCCGGCCGGTGACACCCCCACCGGAACCGTCGGCCGGTCTGGCCGCTTCACCTTCTCCGCCAACGGCGTGAAGGACGCCGCCGCTTACCACTACAGCGTCAACGACGCCTCCTGCTCCACCAAGATCACCCCGTCCACACCCGGCGGGTCGGTCACCACGACCATCACCCCCCGCTCGGACGGCCCCAACCTCGTCCACGCCCGCACCACCGACGCGCACGGAAACTCCTCGGACTGCGTGCTCGTCTACACCTTCACCGTGGCGCCGCCCAGCGACCCCGTCGCCCACTTCACCTTCGACGAGGGCGAGGGCACCGAAGCCGCCGACGAGGCGAAGAGCGGCCGCAGCGCCACGGCGTCCGGCGGGGTCGAGTGGACCCGCGGCCGGATCGGTCAGACCTCCGGCGACACGTACCGGCTCAACGGCACCGCCGTGGCGACCGACGGCAAGAGCGGCCGCCTGGCCACTGACGGTCCGGTCGTCGACACCTCCACGGCGTTCTCGGTCGCGGCCTGGGTACGGCTGGACGACCCCACCCGCAACCACACCGCCGTCGCCCAGGAGGGCGACTGGCACAGCGGCTTCTACCTCGGGTACAACCACCGGGGCGGCAACGGGTCGTGGGTGTTCAAGATGGCGCCCAGCGACGACACCGACGCCACCAGCGTCGCCAACCGCATCTACTCCACCGAACCGGCTGCGGCCGGTGTGTGGACCCACCTGCTGGGCACCTTCGACCCCGCCAGCGGCGAACTCGCCCTCTACGTCGACGGCGTCAAACAGGGCACCACCACCCAGAAGGCCCCGTGGAACGCCAAGGGCCCCCTGGTGATCGGCGGCGCCAAGTACAAGGGCGGGCCGGTCGACGCCTGGCCCGGCGCCATCGACGACGTCCGCGTCTGGGACCGCGTCGTGGTCGACGAGGTGCTGGACGAAGCCGACGAGCACCCCGAACCGTGGCACCTGGCCAACCGCCCCGCCGCCCTGGAAGGCCGCTGGGAGCTGGACGAGACGTCGGGCACCTCCGTGGCCGACTCCTCCGACCACCGGCTGACCGGCACCCTGCACGGCGACCCCGCCACCGCCTGGGCCGGAGCCGACAACGACCACACCCTGTCCACCGGCGTCACGCTCAACGGCAAGGACGAGCGGATCACCACCGACTCCCCGGCGATCCGCACCGACCGCAGCTTCAGCGTCGCCGCCTGGGTGCGCCTGGACGAGACCGGCACCAACTCCACCGCCGCCTCCCAGGACGGCGCCGCCCACAGCGGCTTCTACCTCGGCCAGCAGAACACCCAGGGCTACGACAACTGGGTGCTCAAGATGCCCCCCTCCGACACCGTGGGTGCCAAGGGCTGGTCGCGGGCGACCTCCAAGGACGCCCCCGAACTGGGCGCCTGGACCCACCTGGCCGCGACCTACGACCACACCACCGGCGAGACGACGCTGTTCGTCGACGGGGTCAAGGAGGGCACCGACGTGCAGAAGACCCCGTGGAACGCCGACGGGCCGACGGTGATCGGCGCCGCGCGGTTCGAGAAGCGGCTGACGGGCGCCTGGGGCGGCGACGTCGACGACGTCCACGTCTACCAGGGCGTGCTCAGCGAACAGGACGTGCTGCTGGTGCGGAAGGGCTTTGTGCCGTGA